One segment of Nothobranchius furzeri strain GRZ-AD chromosome 13, NfurGRZ-RIMD1, whole genome shotgun sequence DNA contains the following:
- the lyrm9 gene encoding LYR motif-containing protein 9 isoform X1, translating to MSIHFRPDTFPLISSVFYRQEEEMPPLVGAELVQTPVQLYRYLLRCCRVLPSSAMQQHYRHAIRQGFNSHSDEDDPERIQMIIERAIADADWVLHKYTKK from the exons ATGAGCATCCACTTCAGACCTGACACTTTTCCTCTCATCAGCAGCGTTTTTTACCGTCAGGAGGAAGAAATGCCCCCTTTAGTTGGAGCGGAGTTGGTCCAGACACCAGTGCAGCTCTACCGGTACCTGCTGAGATGCTGCAGGGTGTTGCCGTCCTCAGCCATGCAGCAGCACTACCGTCACGCCATCAGACAG gGTTTCAACAGCCACTCGGATGAAGATGATCCAGAGAGGATACAGATGATCATTGAGAGGGCCATCGCTGATGCAGACTGGGTTCTGCACAAA TATACCAAGAAGTGA
- the lyrm9 gene encoding LYR motif-containing protein 9 isoform X2: MPPLVGAELVQTPVQLYRYLLRCCRVLPSSAMQQHYRHAIRQGFNSHSDEDDPERIQMIIERAIADADWVLHKYTKK; encoded by the exons ATGCCCCCTTTAGTTGGAGCGGAGTTGGTCCAGACACCAGTGCAGCTCTACCGGTACCTGCTGAGATGCTGCAGGGTGTTGCCGTCCTCAGCCATGCAGCAGCACTACCGTCACGCCATCAGACAG gGTTTCAACAGCCACTCGGATGAAGATGATCCAGAGAGGATACAGATGATCATTGAGAGGGCCATCGCTGATGCAGACTGGGTTCTGCACAAA TATACCAAGAAGTGA
- the ift20 gene encoding intraflagellar transport protein 20 homolog, with product MAKDPLAEAGFYFDDLNKLRVLEPDVSHKTSELKEECKDFVDKIGQFQKTVGGLIELVDELAKEAETEKMKAIGARNLLKSVAKQREAQQQQLQALITEKKMQLERYRIEYEALSKVESEQNEFIDQFILQK from the exons ATGGCTAAAGACCCACTCGCAGAGGCAGGGTTTTATTTTGATGACCTGAACAAGCTGCGGGTGCTAGAGCCTGATGTCAGCCACAAGACGTCAGAGCTTAAAGAAGAGTGCAAGGACTTTGTAGACA AAATTGGACAGTTTCAGAAGACCGTGGGTGGTCTAATCGAGCTGGTGGACGAACTGGCAAAAGAAGCAGAAACGGAGAAGATGAAG GCGATTGGAGCCAGAAACTTGCTGAAGTCTGTGGCAAAACAAAGAGaagcccagcagcagcagcttcaggCCCTGATCACTGAGAAGAAGATGCAGTTGGAGAG GTATCGCATCGAGTACGAAGCCCTGTCCAAAGTGGAGTCTGAACAGAACGAGTTCATCGACCAGTTTATTCTGCAGAAGTGA